The Macaca fascicularis isolate 582-1 chromosome 1, T2T-MFA8v1.1 genome includes a window with the following:
- the MRTO4 gene encoding mRNA turnover protein 4 homolog isoform X1, producing the protein MPKSKRDKKVSLTKTAKKGLELKQNLIEELRKCVDTYKYLFIFSVANMRNSKLKDIRNAWKHSRMFFGKNKVMMVALGRSPSDEYKDNLHQVSKRLRGEVGLLFTNCTKEEVNEWFTKYTEMDYARAGNKAAFTVSLDPGPLEQFPHSMEPQLRQLGLPTTLKRGVVTLLSDFEVCKEGDVLTPEQARILKLFGYEMAEFKVTIKYMWDSQSGRFQQMGDDLPESASESAEESDSEDDD; encoded by the exons ATGCCCAAATCCAAGCGCGACAAGAAAG tctCCTTAACCAAAACTGCCAAGAAAGGCTTGGAATTGAAACAAAACCTGATAGAAGAG CTTCGGAAATGTGTGGACACCTACAAGTACCTTTTCATCTTCTCTGTGGCCAACATGAGGAACAGCAAGCTGAAGGACATCCGGAACGCCTGGAAGCACAGCCG GATGTTCTTTGGCAAAAACAAGGTAATGATGGTGGCCTTGGGTCGAAGCCCATCTGATGAGTACAAAGACAACCTGCACCAG GTCAGCAAAAGGTTGAGGGGTGAAGTGGGTCTCCTGTTCACCAACTGCACAAAGGAGGAGGTGAATGA GTGGTTCACAAAATACACAGAAATGGACTACGCCCGCGCTGGTAACAAAGCAGCATTCACTGTGAGCCTGGACCCGGGGCCCCTGGAGCAGTTCCCCCACTCCATGGAGCCACAGCTTAGGCAGCTGGGCCTGCCCACCACCCTCAAGAGAG GTGTAGTGACTCTGCTATCCGACTTTGAGGTGTGCAAGGAGGGCGATGTGCTGACCCCAGAGCAGGCTCGCATCCTG aagctttttgggTATGAGATGGCTGAATTCAAGGTGACCATCAAATACATGTGGGATTCACAGTCGGGAAGGTTCCAGCAGATGGGAGACGACTTGCCAGAGAGCGCATCCGAGTCCGCAGAAGAGTCAGACTCAGAAGACGATGACTGA
- the MRTO4 gene encoding mRNA turnover protein 4 homolog isoform X2, protein MPKSKRDKKVSLTKTAKKGLELKQNLIEELRKCVDTYKYLFIFSVANMRNSKLKDIRNAWKHSRMFFGKNKVMMVALGRSPSDEYKDNLHQVSKRLRGEVGLLFTNCTKEEVNEWFTKYTEMDYARAGNKAAFTVSLDPGPLEQFPHSMEPQLRQLGLPTTLKREAFWV, encoded by the exons ATGCCCAAATCCAAGCGCGACAAGAAAG tctCCTTAACCAAAACTGCCAAGAAAGGCTTGGAATTGAAACAAAACCTGATAGAAGAG CTTCGGAAATGTGTGGACACCTACAAGTACCTTTTCATCTTCTCTGTGGCCAACATGAGGAACAGCAAGCTGAAGGACATCCGGAACGCCTGGAAGCACAGCCG GATGTTCTTTGGCAAAAACAAGGTAATGATGGTGGCCTTGGGTCGAAGCCCATCTGATGAGTACAAAGACAACCTGCACCAG GTCAGCAAAAGGTTGAGGGGTGAAGTGGGTCTCCTGTTCACCAACTGCACAAAGGAGGAGGTGAATGA GTGGTTCACAAAATACACAGAAATGGACTACGCCCGCGCTGGTAACAAAGCAGCATTCACTGTGAGCCTGGACCCGGGGCCCCTGGAGCAGTTCCCCCACTCCATGGAGCCACAGCTTAGGCAGCTGGGCCTGCCCACCACCCTCAAGAGAG aagctttttgggTATGA